The genomic window TTGATTGCCCTTATTGCATGTCCACCTATGTCACAATCGAAAATTTATTTGGGCCGACAGCTTGTCGAAGTATCGTCTATTGTAAATCATGTAAAAACCCGTTTGAAGCGATGAAGCCAGTATCAACATTGTAAGAACATGTTGTAAACATAAAGGAGAGAGATAAAGATGGCAAAATTAGTAGCATTATACAAGCAACCTGAAGATAAACGAGCATTTGATGATCACTATTTTAATGTGCATGCCCCTTTAACAGAAAAGATTCCTGGTTTAACAGAAATGAAGGTCACTACATTTACGGGTACCCCGATGGGAAAAGAGTCTCCTTATTATCTAATGTGCGAGATGACTTACAACAGTATGGATGATTTAAAAAAAGGAATGGGCTCTGATGAAGGGAAGGCATCTGGAAAAGATTTAATGTCTTTTGCTGGAAACCTTGTCACATTAATGATTAGTGAGGAACAATAATGTTGCCGTCTTTTACCTATATTCGCCATGAAGTAAAGGACGGAATTGGTTGGATTGAATTACATCGTCCAGAGCGATTAAATGCCCTTAATCGAGAGATGGTAAAAGAGATTGTTATGGCTATGGAAGCTTTTGACCACGATGATACCGTTCGGGTCGTTCTTCTGACCGGGAAAGGAAAAGCATTTTGTGCTGGAGCGGATATTGAAGAAATGGCAGACCAAACCCCAATGAAAATGGAGGTAGCGAATCAGTTTGCTGATTGGGATCGATTGGGATTGGTCAAAAAGCCAATTGTATGTGCGGTGCAAGGGCTCGTGCTAGGTGGTGGCTTTGAATTGGTTTTAAGTTGTGATTTAGTCATTGCAGAAGAACAGACAATGTTTTCCTTTCCAGAAGTTCAGCTTGGAGTTATGCCAGGAGCTGGAGGAACGCAGCGGCTCACTAAGCTTGTTGGGAAGACGAAAGCGTTAGAATGGTTATTAACAGGAGATCGAATAACGGCGCAGGAGGCACTACAACATCGCGTGATAAACAAG from Shouchella hunanensis includes these protein-coding regions:
- a CDS encoding EthD family reductase, whose amino-acid sequence is MAKLVALYKQPEDKRAFDDHYFNVHAPLTEKIPGLTEMKVTTFTGTPMGKESPYYLMCEMTYNSMDDLKKGMGSDEGKASGKDLMSFAGNLVTLMISEEQ
- a CDS encoding enoyl-CoA hydratase/isomerase family protein codes for the protein MPSFTYIRHEVKDGIGWIELHRPERLNALNREMVKEIVMAMEAFDHDDTVRVVLLTGKGKAFCAGADIEEMADQTPMKMEVANQFADWDRLGLVKKPIVCAVQGLVLGGGFELVLSCDLVIAEEQTMFSFPEVQLGVMPGAGGTQRLTKLVGKTKALEWLLTGDRITAQEALQHRVINKVVQSEQLEEEAFRFAHTIAKQPVLSLRLIKEAVEVAQHASIYEGMQFERKNFYLLFDSYDQEEGMSAFLEERKPIFKGN